In one window of Tubulanus polymorphus chromosome 3, tnTubPoly1.2, whole genome shotgun sequence DNA:
- the LOC141902183 gene encoding uncharacterized protein LOC141902183 translates to MGFFSELYGFIFYTVIDYFIFAAIDFVAKTALRDSRSDAEKRYVWLYEALVLFILGVVIYLVSHTPHILFVISFATVFYAAIHGRVHLHDWLTRLENRWDEFQQHEESMEISNNLQRSWNSLHENQVVGAQSGSGQQQHFQQQQQQDPSNRFHVSVRRPLHAVPPPQSPSYNTTRRRTRWGPPVSPSAGVDDRLTAYSAPNLHQPLRVVGSYHGASSGTFSLASKIRSAFSFMSSINRPPGLKNDDDENLCFMNSILQCLAHSPNLASSVGQSLSNGELAPNREYFVSAFNEVVQPLCAPPANNVFRDIATKQLQTAIKSLDCELFATGDEKQVQQDASEFLMWLLDNLHNAMDLSSSGASDDRFYSPTLAMLTFIYGDLTPQKIDELKRACLREIELSNGLDNDTHAEPMQRLSDLEWLLYKQFNRSAIDDLFTGQLVEMQNCLNCNRVSTGIQTFRVLPLPIVSPHRQSGIVFLEDCLSKFGNVEVLFGEDGLKCPCTNADVVEIEPGSEKPAKTPISLMRKALLRERLPSDSAVSQTPVAQQSSLGQSAFMSPITRNNGEASAAAFNDSGFQDNQIRTSTPVGGVNQVAHRKPHATLTNGQQRSLLRQLPDCLVVQLMRFQYSASSDSLKKIRAPMNIPLKNLDLRGMVFDSVINREDLTATSDGYIYDLYGLCVHLGAESTSCGHYIAFCQCQTNGTWYKFDDENITQVNMEFELNTRLIRENSYILFFKRRK, encoded by the exons gaGCGATGCGGAGAAACGATACGTGTGGCTGTACGAGGCGCTCGTTCTGTTCATCCTCGGCGTCGTGATTTACCTCGTCAGTCACACGCCGCACATTCTGTTCGTGATCAGTTTCGCGACGGTGTTCTACGCGGCGATCCACGGCCGCGTACACCTGCACGACTGGCTGACGCGGCTCGAAAATCGATGGGACGAATTCCAACAGCACGAAGAGAGCATGGAGATCTCGAACAATCTGCAACGATCGTGGAATAGCCTGCACGAAAACCAGGTCGTCGGCGCTCAAAGCGGCAGCGGTCAACAACAGCACttccaacaacaacaacaacaggaTCCATCTAATCG GTTTCACGTATCAGTTCGACGACCCCTACACGCCGTACCACCCCCTCAATCTCCTAGCTATAATACGACGCGTCGGAGAACTCGTTGGGGTCCTCCGGTTTCGCCATCGGCCGGCGTCGACGATCGTCTGACTGCTTACTCCGCGCCGAATCTGCATCAGCCTCTCCGCGTCGTCGGTTCGTATCACGGCGCGTCGTCCGGTACGTTTTCGCTCGCCTCGAAAATCCGTTCGGCGTTCAGTTTCATGTCGTCGATCAATCGGCCTCCCGGCCTGAagaacgacgacgacgaaaatCTATGTTTCATGAACTCGATACTGCAGTGTCTGGCGCACAGTCCGAATCTGGCGAGTTCGGTCGGTCAGTCGTTGTCGAACGGCGAATTGGCGCCGAATCGCGAATATTTCGTATCGGCGTTTAACGAAGTCGTGCAGCCGCTGTGCGCCCCGCCAGCGAATAACGTGTTCCGCGATATCGCCACGAAGCAATTGCAAACGGCGATCAAGAGTTTGGACTGCGAATTGTTCGCGACCGGCGACGAGAAACAGGTTCAACAAGACGCGAGCGAATTTCTCATGTGGCTCCTCGATAATTTGCACAACGCAATGGATTTGTCCTCTTCGG GTGCAAGCGATGATCGGTTTTACAGTCCTACGTTGGCCATGTTGACATTCATATATGGCGATCTAACTCCGCAGAAAATCGACGAATTGAAACGAGCGTGTCTACGCGAG ATCGAACTATCGAATGGTTTAGATAATGACACTCACGCCGAGCCGATGCAGCGTTTATCCGATTTAGAATGGTTGCTGTATAAACAATTTAACCGATCAGCAATCGACGACCTGTTCACCGGTCAACTAGTCGAAATGCAAAACTGTCTGAACTGCAACCGCGTGTCGACCGGAATTCAAACGTTCCGCGTTCTGCCGTTGCCGATCGTCAGTCCGCACCGGCAATCGGGAATCGTGTTCCTCGAGGATTGTCTGAGCAAGTTCGGCAACGTCGAAGTCTTATTCGGCGAAGACGGTTTGAAGTGTCCGTGCACTAACGCCGACGTCGTCGAAATCGAACCCGGCTCGGAGAAACCGGCGAAAACGCCGATCAGCCTGATGCGAAAAGCGCTGCTGCGCGAACGCCTGCCGTCGGACTCCGCTGTCAGTCAAACGCCGGTCGCGCAGCAATCTTCGCTCGGACAATCGGCGTTCATGTCGCCGATCACGCGCAATAACGGCGAGGCGAGCGCCGCCGCGTTCAACGACAGCGGATTCCAGGATAATCAAATACGGACATCGACGCCGGTCGGCGGCGTCAACCAAGTCGCGCATCGTAAACCGCACGCGACGCTGACCAACGGGCAACAGCGATCGCTGCTTCGACAACTGCCCGATTGTTTGGTCGTTCAGTTGATGCGATTTCAGTACAGCGCGTCGAGCGACAGTTTGAAGAAGATTCGCGCGCCGATGAATATTCCGTTGAAGAATCTCGACCTGCGCGGCATGGTGTTCGACAGCGTGATCAACCGCGAGGACTTGACGGCGACGTCGGACGGGTATATCTACGATCTGTACGGGCTGTGCGTGCATCTCGGCGCCGAGTCGACGTCGTGCGGACATTACATCGCGTTCTGTCAGTGCCAGACGAACGGCACGTGGTATAAATTCGACGACGAGAACATCACGCAGGTGAACATGGAATTCGAACTGAATACGCGTTTAATACGAGAAAATTCGTACATTTTGTTCTTCAAACGACGAAAGTGA